In Mesoplodon densirostris isolate mMesDen1 chromosome 5, mMesDen1 primary haplotype, whole genome shotgun sequence, a single window of DNA contains:
- the LOC132490521 gene encoding ZZ-type zinc finger-containing protein 3-like — translation MASSRSTRVTRSTVGLNGLDESFGGRNLRNCSIAHPEEISSHSQVRSRSPKKRPEPVQIQKGNNNGRTTDIKQQIQDLESLGRRQREALKNPIGFVEKLQKKADIGLPYPQRVVQLPEIVWDQYTNSLGNFEREFKNHKRHTRRVKLVFDKVGLPARPKSPLGPRKDRESLSYSMLPLSDGPEGSNSHPQMIRGRLCDDTKPETFNQLWTVEEQKNLEQLLLKYPPEEVESRHWKKIADELGNRTAKQVAS, via the exons ATGGCTTCTTCCCGATCTACTCGTGTTACAAGATCAACAGTGGGGTTAAACGGCTTGGATGAATCTTTTGGTGGTAGAAATTTAAGGAATTGTAGCATTGCTCACCCTGAAGAAATCTCTTCTCATTCTCAAGTACGATCAAGATCACCAAAGAAGAGACCAGAGCCTGTTCAAattcagaaaggaaataataatggaAGAACTACTGATATAAAACAGCAAA TCCAGGACCTTGAAAGTTTAGGCAGACGTCAGAGAGAAGCACTAAAAAATCCCATTGGATTTGTGGAAAAACTCCAGAAGAAGGCTGATATAGGGCTTCCATATCCACAGAGAGTTGTTCAATTGCCCGAGATTGTATGGGACCAATATACCAATAGCCTTGGGAActttgaaagagaatttaaaaatcacaaaagacATACTAGGAGAGTTAAGCTAGTTTTTGATAAAGTAGGTTTACCTGCTAGGCCAAAAAGTCCTTTAGGTCCTAGGAAGGATAGAGAGTCCCTTTCATACTCTATGTTGCCTTTGAGTGATGGTCCAGAAGGCTCAAACAGTCATCCTCAGATGATAAGAGGACGCCTGTGTGATGATACCAAACCTGAAACATTTAACCAATTGTGGACTgttgaagaacagaaaaatcttGAACAACTACTCTTGAAATACCCTCCTGAAGAAGTAGAATCTCGACACTGGAAGAAGATAGCAGATGAACTGGGCAATAGGACAGCAAAACAGGTTGCCAGCTGA